The genome window ACTTTTTCGTCTAGATATGGAGTTCGAAGCTGCCGGCCATGGTCTGAGACAACTCGATCGTCTCTACCCAAATTTCTATATGGAAGATTCATCCAATCTTCATCAAGGAGTTCTTGTAGACCctgaatttgaataaatggATATTTACTATAATTTAACATCTAACATATGCGCCAAGAGAAAAATGACCTTACAGTTTGATTCAATTCTCACAGTtcactaacctgaactaacctaaacttttttatacaaacaCACTATGCCCTTCATTTCAAACCACCTTACCTGCCATGAATACCTCATGAATCCCATCCTGTGTCTATGATACCCCCCAAACAACTCATCAGCTCCCATGCCCACAATCAAGATCTAAAATTGTCATCAATTACCTTAATAACAAACTAATTTCTTTCCCTTACTCTTGCCGGAGAGGTGTAGGTTTCTCCAGTACCTTTACTGGCAAACCATAAAGCACATCCTAGGCTGTCGTCTAATATTGTATTTAAAGGGTAAATTAAATCTGCAATATGTTTTTCCCTCTCTTCATTCAGAGTTTCTTTTGAGACGTtgatttgaacaaaattcCATGATCGATTTGGATAACAAGCTTTTAGTTCTTTATAGGTTTCTAAGCCTAAGAGTAAAAGTGAAAGAAAATGATCTTTTACTCTGAAGGAAAAAGCGTTGAATAGTacgataataaaaatataagtttcaaaataaaatattaacaaaattaaccTTATTACTTGCCAGTAACTCTATCTGGAGATTGATAGTTATTTGCCTCATCAAATGAAACATTCAGTAAATCTATAGGTTTAGATTTATCTACATATTTGTGACACAAGGCGGCTAGGATCGCACAATCAACGCCTCCTAAAATATCTCATTATATCCTTCCACTGCAtgaaattatatgaaattatAACAACCTGAGAACAGAATACCTGTTGTAGCATGTTTACATTTCAACCTATTGGCGACACAATCTTTGCAATATTCTGGTTGACTAAATATCCTACTGTAAACAGCTTTTTCAAGAAAGTTTTTCAGATTGTTAATATTGTGCACCCAGGTGTATGAGTTTAGAAGGGTTTCGAAAACGCCATCTGAATCAGTATTTACGTCACCAGGTCTCACATTTTCAGTAAGGCTTTTCAATAGTATTAAATTGCTATTGTCCTCAAAATTGTGTGTAAGCAGTTCTGACTCACTGATGTGGGAAGGGGTTTGTATTTCTGTGTccaaaaaaacctcaagttCTTTCAATTTACtatagaaatttttgtttttgtgctGCCAGAActctatattaaattttctctcCTGAATATCAAAGCAGAACACCCCCACTGATGGAACTTCAA of Euwallacea similis isolate ESF13 chromosome 3, ESF131.1, whole genome shotgun sequence contains these proteins:
- the LOC136419908 gene encoding asparagine synthetase domain-containing protein CG17486 — its product is MCGIFCVLNSFCNNCDNLISQLKFESNVKRRGPDSFDFRVTSTEESSLALAASVLWLQGASPTTQPLEDTDSIFCYNGDIFWGFDPNVQKTEGDTKLFHTLLKQEIALNSFIDLGKIHGPYAFIFYDKNNKKLYFGRDMFGRRSLLLGQNKEKDTLVLTSVAKRQSEFRFIEVPSVGVFCFDIQERKFNIEFWQHKNKNFYSKLKELEVFLDTEIQTPSHISESELLTHNFEDNSNLILLKSLTENVRPGDVNTDSDGVFETLLNSYTWVHNINNLKNFLEKAVYSRIFSQPEYCKDCVANRLKCKHATTGILFSGGVDCAILAALCHKYVDKSKPIDLLNVSFDEANNYQSPDRVTGLETYKELKACYPNRSWNFVQINVSKETLNEEREKHIADLIYPLNTILDDSLGCALWFASKGTGETYTSPARILIVGMGADELFGGYHRHRMGFMRYSWQGLQELLDEDWMNLPYRNLGRDDRVVSDHGRQLRTPYLDEKVVEFVNSLECWEKSYPSCRLPLGVGEKILLRSLAYQLGLKNAAVLKKRALQFGSRIANPKENAHEVSPRLVF